The nucleotide window TTACGGTTATCTGCCAAGGTCCAGGACGTACCTTTAGTCAAGGGCTCTTTCAGAAGAACTTCCCCATTGCTGTTAAGTTTGGAGCTCTGGGTCAGATCTTCCCGGTAATAGGTTTCTCCTTGAGCTAAAAGCTGTATCATCTGACCGGCGTTGAGTCCCAGCACGCGAACTGTCTCTGTCCCTCCGTTGTTCGTCCTCAACTGCACCTTGTCTCCTTTGAAGTAATCCACATAGGTGGTAAAGGAGGCATATTCATTGCTCTGTCCTTCGTACACGTATTTAGTGTTCCCCTGGTAAGCAAGGAAATTCGCGAGCACATCCTCTTGTGCCGGCTGTTCATTGTTATTTGGTGGTTCATTAGAGGGATTGTTCTGATTTGTACCACACCCTCCTAAGAAGACCAGCGATAAGAGAACAGAAAATACTCCCATCATTAAGGCGCGTTTTTTCATGATTGCAACCTCCTTGTTTATGCCCATTATTGTATCATCTTAACATGGGACTCATCTCATTCTAATACTCTTTCTTATTATAACCATGCTATTAGGCTTTGACTATCTTTACTCTTATTTTCATATCTAGTGGATTCCTACATCGGTTCCTCCATATATTAATAGACTTAAATCAGCGTGCAAATCTGATACATAGAATCAAAATGGCATAACTGCGATGATAATATAAAATAAAAAGGGCATTGGAAAGTCCAAAGCCTTTTCAATGCCCTGCCCATCTTCATTTAATTTTGCTGATTTCCTTTAACTTCTTTTATCTACCCATTATCTATCCATCTGGTTTATTTTTTAAGAGTAGACATCACTGTATGAGTGGTTCCATTGATGACGGAAACTGTTCCGCTCCCCTGGTTGGTGACATAGATTCGATTGGTTTTAGAATCCACCCGAATCTCCGCAGGTGAAGCTCCTACAAGCACCGTAGCGATTACAGTATTCGTGCTTCCATCGATTACTGTGACTGTGTTGCTTCCATAGTTAGAGACGTAAACTCGACCAGTAAGAGGATTGATGCCCATTCCCTGAGGATTAATACCTACAGGAATGGTCATAATAGGTGCCCGGGTCGATTTATCCAGAACGTCCACGGAATTTCTTTCCGGATGGATTGCATAGAGCTGATTTTCCGTGGCTTTTTTTCCCTGTTC belongs to Desulfitobacterium chlororespirans DSM 11544 and includes:
- a CDS encoding YncE family protein, translated to MAILTTGVIENPTVAGQKQTATLSVRYRNTGHLPAVIQIWGYYLQGSTKVEYVVDSITLASGVVKDTQHYAQFDALEFRFMITSQDVKLKVWGKNVSGTMTAIYPVRPVDPISSGQIHEQGKKATENQLYAIHPERNSVDVLDKSTRAPIMTIPVGINPQGMGINPLTGRVYVSNYGSNTVTVIDGSTNTVIATVLVGASPAEIRVDSKTNRIYVTNQGSGTVSVINGTTHTVMSTLKK